In Prionailurus viverrinus isolate Anna chromosome D1, UM_Priviv_1.0, whole genome shotgun sequence, the DNA window CATGTTGGCTCTTAGATAGCACATTCTTTCCAGCTGTAGCCAGGTCCAAGTGTCACTTAGGTATAAAGTGGCCATTATCAGAAGAGAGAACCAATTACGTGTTCATAAGGACAAAGAGTGATTCTATCAGAAATATCCAAGGAGAAGTAAAAGTGGGTGTTTGCAAGCATGGTATGGGACTGGCCACCGGCCAGCACAGCTGTGACGTGCGTGAGGGTCTGCAGGGGTGGATCATGGCACGAGAGCAGGTTCGGCCGCTTCCTGGACACCAGACCACTTCCCcgggtctcagcttcctcatctgaaacATGATGGTGGGACGGAAGTAGCCCGAGGCCTCTTTCATCTCCATAGCAATAACTCTGGATCTTAATCAGCATTGTTAGCAAGAAAACGCGATGACAAAATGAATGGCTTGGTAATTACTTTGCTTTCTGCTGCTAAGATAAATTTTGTGgcaatgctttctctgcattattCATTTTCCCACTGACTCACTAGTTAGAATGCTGACAGATTCCTCTTGTATTATTGCGggttttatttctccctctttttaaaatgttacatttccaCTCTATTTCTCAATTTCTTGAGGCTGGGATCTGGTCTCTTATTCGCTATATAATCCCTGGCGGAGTGTCTCTCACATGCTAGATGTATCAGTTATGTTTTATTACAGGCCGACTCAGGctaacatacagaaaaaaaaaggaagtgatttTGAAAGGATATCATGAAGTTCACAGAATCTGTGGGCAACTGGGCAAAAGGCAGGAACCAAGGGCATTTTGGAAGACGAAGGGACAGAAGTCAGCAATAAAGAAACTATGTCCTGTCTGGAATGGCCCCACCTGAATCCCACCACTGGGGCAAATGAACCCCAAGCCTTCCAGCTGTGCATTATCTCTTGCCACAGGTTCAAATTTGGAAGAGTGAGAACTTCTAATTGGCTGAGCTTAGAACTCATACCTGCCCTCTGTACACCTCCATGCGCTTCTCTGTAAGAATCTCTCTCTAGGGGCCAGGGAAGGAAAGGCCTCCTTGCTTTGCCTCCCCATAGACTCGGGCAGACACAGGGGATTCTCCCAACAACCCAGTGATGGTGAGATCATTCTCCAAGGAAGTCACAatgtttttaagaaggaaaatggaTTCCAGATACTTCAATTTAAGATTCTCCCAACAACCCAGTGATGGTGAGATCATTCTCCAAGGAAGTCACAatgtttttaagaaggaaaatggaTTCCAGATACTTCAAAACATGACCAATGTCTGCTCCAACAAAAGCTGAAATAACTTTTTGGGTGGATATGTGTTCACACAAAAAATGCTGAACAATTTACCTGAAGTACATAAAATGCTTTGACTCAACACAGATGCATGTGCAAAACTGTTCTAAATGGTCTACAGGAGTTAGGATTCCACCTTTAGTCCTGATACGTGCATGATATCTAGACTTTCCATAGTTGAGTTTGAATCTGTAGTTTAAATTGGAACATCTTAACTTAAAAGAGAATATTCTTCACAGTTGGGCACCAGCTTACATCATTCCAAACTTATTTTCCATTACTTCTCTTCATGAATATTACGTTCCAGACAAACACAACACTTTGCTGAATACATCCGCGTAGTTTCATTCTCATTTTGCTGTGTCTTTTCCAgagcaaatgttttcattttttagcgccccctccccacagccagCCCTCCCCACCTGGGCCAgggatcttttctttcttcattctacCATAGCAATTTATGTGTATCTCTTGTTGTTTTTTATCATTTGCTACATAGAATTAAAGTTACCTATATGTAGGTGCTGTCTCCACTTTAGTTTATGCTATAAAGTTCCTAAATATAGGAACTCTGTCAGATGTatcttttttaacattgtttATTAGTATTATGAAATACATCTTATACAGAAAAGTACATAACATGACACATaacaaaaaagtacataaatttctgttttgaaatataGGAATGAATATGAActatgtttcattttcctttgttaacatttttactcattacatgcatatatatgtattcacacacacacccacacacacacacacatacatacacaaaaaagtgCATAAAACATGTAGGTTGAGTTTAGTAATAGCTACAAACACCAATATAGACATCATCCAAGTCAGGAATAGAGCAGAAGCTTATATGTATCCATTCCATGCATTCTGTTTATATctatttgtagtttatttttacaCAACAATTGAAAATggctaaaagaattgaaaaatatcCCACAAAAGTATGTTTAACATcatcagcaatcaaaaaatacaaattgaacaacaataaaaaccatTAACCTCTCATCAAATTGGCATAATTTAAGAACCCAGTAATCCCAAGTGTTGGCAGTGGGAATTCTCACACTGTGGATGGGAGTAGAAATTGGTACAACTACTTTAGAAAATAATGTTCCCTTGTTCACCtctgattcagcaattccacgtTCAGACGTATATACCCTACAGAATTGAATGCACATGTGCACTGAGACACATGACAAAAAGTTCGTATCAGCGCTGTTCATCATTACCCCAGACTGGAGGTAAGACATGAACAATAGACTGAATAActcaattttgtgtttttctattgGGCTGTCTGTCTTTTTCCTGCTGATTTGTAGGGAGTTTTAATATATGGGTATATGCATACATACCCTGactttgtatgtatgtgtagacGCTAACTTTTTGCTGGTTAAGCATGCTACAAAAACTTatacccccacacacaccccaccccacccccacaccccttaTGAAATAATCACAGACCAACAACTGAGAAATCTCATGTCATGAATAGGAGGTGAGGTTCTTGGGCTTGGATCTGGGTATCTGAGTGGTGGAATCCTACAGAAGTTTTGCTATGAAACTGATTTCTCTGTAAGGACACCATGGCTCTCACAGGTCCAGGCTCTTCAACCGGTCAGATGGGAGCAAATCCTAATTGCCTGCAGAAGTAATGGACTGAGGAGCTGGTGGCCCATCTACTTGAAATCTGAGTGGTTTACTTTTCCTACAAGCCTCTGCCAACAGAAGCTCCTGCCATGTGCCATCCCATCTCTATTCCTGGGTTCAGGTGGGTCCCTGGTGGTCAAAAACTCCCCATTCAGCTCTGCTAATGATTTTGTTATCAGCAGCAATACTATTAGCAAGAGGGTAGCAACTCTAAAAATGCTCTCCTGTCCATTATCTACTTTGACCCTATGACATCTTTGAGGAAGATGTAGCCTGCTACTATCTCCACTTTGACGTGGAAGGAATTGGCTCAGAGATAAGTGACTTTGCCAGtttcacagctagtaagtggtagggTTTTGACCAGAAGCTAAGTCTCCTATGTTGGAATTCTGGGCTCCTTCTACATCACCCCTTCAGATCTTGGCTCAAGTTCCCCTTCCTCCAAGGAGTTTTCCTTGCTCACAGGATTCTGTCTCGTCTCTGAAGAGTTCTAATTATTCTTTTCCATACTACCCACTCGACAATGACCACAAATGCCTTGAATTGCCATCTACCTTGTAGTACGTGTCTTGTTTTACCTGCATGATTTGCAAGCTACAACCATTTCCAAAGCAAGAATGGTGTTGTCTGTGGCCAGGTTCCTTCAGAGACCTCACACCATGCCTTTCGTGCAGCCTGTGCTCAGGGCCCAGTAAACATTGGCTGAGGCTGGCTCGCTCTGTGGGCTGTAGCATTCAAAGTGTCAACTCCAACTCTCAAAGCTGAAAACAAATGTGCTCTGATCCATTTGTGTTCCGTGGAGTATAGGAAAAATTCCTGCCAACAAAGTTATTGAATCCTGAGTCATTAATCTCAAAGCACATTGCACCAGTGCCCATGTATGCAGGAAGATTTGCTTTGTTGGAGTAGGAATTATATCTTACCATCTTACATTTGTTTGTATTCTCCACAGTGCCTTTCCACACGGCAGGGACTTATCACGAAAGACTGTCTGTAAATGATTTATACATGAAATAAGTTCTTTGTTGAAACTTACTAAAATATAAGGTCACTTGTTCTTTCTCAGAGAATTGGGCAGGGAAGGCAAGACTCATGTTCAAATCTTGGCTCCTCTTATGAACAGTAGGCAGGTAAGCTAACTTCTCAAAGTTCTGGTGTCCTCAGCTGCAAAACTGAAGCACAAAAATCTACCTGGTGGTGAACAATGAAAGTCAAAGTGTAAAAATGTCTTCTGACACTTCAAAAACTTTATAGAATATAAAGGATGAATAAGTCTGGTAAGACTTGGTTCCCTATGAGTTGAAGCACATTAAACTGTGGGAATTGGGGTTGTCAACTATAAAATGAGAGGGTTGGTCtaggttatttttaaagactctttGAAGGCTAAAGAGTTATGACTTTGTAATATTAGCTTCAATGGTCAAAGActcctaatattttaattttcctttccccaCACCTAAAACTAAACAAACCATCTAATATACAAAGGGAGCCTCATAGTTAGAATAACGCAATCATGAATCCTTTTCCAAAGGGGTAATGTATCCTGGTATAAATAATCGTCTTGATtgatgtgttttcactttctgtttttgGCCACTTCGAGAAGGGAAGTCTTCCTGTGCCTTAACTCTCCTGAGCTACAAGCCTTACTCAGTGCTTCCGCATTCATCAGACCATCCCCGCAGGGAGAGGGTGGGTGTTGTTAATAACCAAATGGGCATTTAGTCTCCGTTTGACGGATTTCCCATGTGGAAGTGAAAAGCTCCCCACAGGAATGTGGATTCTGTAAATTAATGTCTTGCTGGCGACAAGCTGTCTCCTTCTGAGTACCTTCTGGAAATGAATACTCATGCGATATCAGCTTGAAATGTGTGTGATGTGGAATTGGGAGCTTGGAACAAAGGAAATTAGGCAATGGATGGAAATAAAAGCTTGGACTTGGatggggtagagagggagggagctcaGAAGCCAAAAGCCGAGaccggggtcgggggggggggtgcacctggacggctcagctggttaagtgtccaacttcagctcaggtcatgatctcacagtttgtggatttgagccccgtcgggctctgtgctgaaagcctggagcctgcttcagattctgtatctctctttctctctgcccctcccctgctgtgctctctctctcaaaaagaaacattaaaaaaaataaaaaagaagccaGAAGCGGGGAGCACAGGATAGCCGGGTGACAGCTTGCACAGGAATCTGCTGCATCAAATATGCATTCATCATGCTTGGCACATCCACAGACTTTATTTCATGTCATCTGAACGATTGACCCTGCATGTTGGGTtcaaagagattaaatgactttCTTGAGGTCATACACCTGATAAGAAGAGTAAGGATTTTTATCTAGCTCTTGTCCCTAGAACTGGTATTCCCTTATACCCATCTGCAGTCCACTGTAACTCTAGTTTGGGAAGGCTTCcacaggaaagagaaatatataggCATTAGACCTCTCACTCATGCTTTTCTGCCTAAATTGAGGTGTGGAAGGACAAGAAACACACCCAGAAATACATCTTACTAGGTACTGTAACAGCTACGATATACAAACCCTAGAATTTGATTTTTCATAGAAGCCTAATGGCCCCTATGGTGAGGAGAGTTCTTGGTTGGGTTGAGGATAGAAAGGggttgagaagaaaataaaggagaagagaaaaagaagaaggggaaaagggaggTAGAAGATgaacagaaagaagagaggggcacctgggtggctcagtcacttaggtgtctgactcttggtttcagctcaggtcatgatctcacaattcacgagttcaagccctgtgttgggctcctcgctgatggtgcagagcctgcctgggattctgtctctccttttctctctgccgcacctctgctctctctctgtctcttttaaaaataaataaacttaaaaaaaaaaaaaagaaagaagaaggaaagaacccAATTATATTGATCGAATAGGAAAAGAAGCTGAGCTCAGACCAAAAGGCACTCAGATAACTCCTCCCAGACTCACTTCCCAATCTGGGCGCCCTTGAGCTCCGTGACTTCTGTAAGTCACCGAGAAGTGGCCACTCCTATGTGAAGTGGATGTTGGCTTCTAAAGACTGTTCTCCTAGGTGTATTGCTCAGTAGGCCActcttctgggggtgggggggggggtgggggggggaggatagAGGAGGCAGGTCCAGGGAGTCAAGGTCTTGGATCCAGGAGAAGCTCCTGGTCTCTTCAGGTGGCGGTGGCCATGTGCCAGGGGAAGTTTCTCCTAAAGGTCAACCTCATTTCCAAAATTCCCTCTTTGCTCTTCTCTCCACCAGACCCACGATCGCCTCTCCTCAGTTAGAGGTTGCCCTGCGCAGAATGAGTTTGGTAATTTCAAAACGAATTTGGCTTTCTAAGGTCCCTGCTTTAGCCCACCAAGATTTCTGGTTTtcacatttaaaacagaaattcttttttcattgtttttgagatGTTGATATCATGAAATATGTAGTGACTTAGACTAATTGTGGCTATAAACACCACGAAGCCGTAGATATGTGAGAAGTAAAATTAATCACCgcctcccacacacacatttgcTGATACCATCCCGCACACAAAATAAGACCCAAAGGTGGACTTGGGCTGTCCGTCACTGTGCCATTCACATTTAGGAGGTAGGTAAATTTCTACAGGCTTCTTTATTCTTGTAGCAGCTAATTAAAGAACATCGGAATGCAACAGGGATCCAGAGGTGAACTGAATTATTGAAAAAACAGAAGTCAAGAGGGCACAGAAAGCTATTATGTGTATTCATCATAGATTCACCGAACTTAAAGGTGCTAAAAATGCAAGCGTTTAATCCAGAAGACAAATCTCCTCTTTCATAgcccttggggaaaaaaaatgctttttcctcCAAACCTTCCACAAGCTTTGGTAATTATGTTAGACAAAGGCCAAGAGCATAGAACAGAGTGCAAACTCTCTCAGGAAAGATATGTTTATTTGGGTTAAAGTTTAAACAGCTTATCTGAAACTGTTACATACAAAGGTGGCTCactgggggttttttgtttttttgtttttttaccaaagCTGTCCCAACACATTGGCAGAAGGAGACTGAGAATACAATGTGCTCCACCAATGAGTGAACAGgaatgtgtgtgtggaggggggtggggggggggcgctgggtgCGGCTGGAAGGACTGACAGCTGGGGCATCTGACTCTGGGTCCAGTGCCCTGTCCTTTGAGCGAAACTTTCTCCGaggcattattaaaattaataaaaacatccTTTGTCTGCAGTAGAAGCTTTAACTTTCAAACCCATGGACCAAAGATGAAAAGCATAATGCAGTGCATTTCAAATGATAAATATTCCACAACGAAGAATGTGATCCTTACACCAAATTTTAATAGCGAATGGAAAtttcttctaattaaaaataaggaaggggAAATCCAGTGCATTGAGTTTAGGCTTTGATCTTCTGCTTTGAATCACATCAAGAAACTAGTGCAAGAAGGGTTTAAATGTCCCATGTTGCTTTTCACTAAATAGATTACCTCCCCGAGTGAGACATTTTAAAGTGCTGCTtttgtggggcacttgggtggctcagtcggttaagcatctgacttcggctcaggtcatcatctcacggttggtgggttcgagccccgaatcgggctctgtgctgacagctcagagcctggagcctgcttcagattccatgtctccctctctctctgttcctcccccacttgtgctctgtctccctctgtttcaaaagtaaataaacatttaaaaaaaatttttaaagtgctgcTTTTGTGATTTCCCCAAGTGGCAGGAGTAACCACTgttcttggagaaaaaaagagctgAAATTTGCCAAACCTCAGAGTTCAATGGCATCTAGGTCTGAGGGAAGGTGTATCCCCCCCAGTTACCTGTCTACTTCCTACTCACACTTAACAACGGAGGATAAAGTTGGTTGCGTATTTTCCAGAGAgcattttttacctctttgttccTAAGGCTGTAGATCAAGGGGTTCAGCATGGGAATCACCACCGAGTAAAACACAGAAGCAATTTTGTCCGTGTCCATTGACTCGCTGGAGCTGGGCTGTAAGTACATGAAGATGATGGTTCCATAGAAGATGGTGACAGCAGTGAGGTGGGAGGCACAGGTAGAGAAGGCTTTCTTGCGTCCTTCCGCAGAACGCATCCTTTGAATGGCGATGTATATGAAGAAGTAAGAGATGAGGATGACCAGGAGGGTGAAGAAGACGTTGAAGCCCACGACACAGAAGACAGCCAAGCTGCTGATGCGAGTGTCAGAACACGAGAGAGTTAAGAGTGGCGGAATGTCGCAGAAGAAATGATTTACTTCGTGAGAGCCACAGAATGAGAGTCTAAAGGTGTTTGCCGTGTGAATGGAGGCATTGAGGAAGCCACAGACATAGGAGCCAGCAGTCAGGAGGGCACACACACCTGCCGTCATGGTGGTGGAGTAATGGAGTGGCCTACACACAGCTGCATGGCGGTCGTAGGCCATGGAGGCCAGGAGGTAGCACTCGACAGTGGCAAAACCCACAAAGAAGAAGAACTGAGCAGCACATCCATTGTAGGTGATGACTTTGCTCCCTGAATGCAGTGCGGCCACCATTTTAGGCGCTACCGCTGACGAGTAGCCCAGGTCTACGAAGGAGAGGTTactgaggaaaaaatacattGGAGTGTGGAGGTGGGGGTCTGCGCGGATGATTGCCATCATCCCCCCATTCCCAACCAGAGTGATGAGGTAGATGAATAAAAATACCAGGAGGAGGGGGACCTGAAGATGAGGGTCGTCTGTTAATCCCAAGAGGATGAACTCTGTTGCTTCTGTGCCATTCTCCATAAGGGCCAACTTGAATTTCATCTGGTGATTAAGGAAGAGGCgatgaaaatgagaagaaaggatAGGAGAGATGATGGGATGGTATAAAAATAGTAAactggggcgcgtgggtggctcagtcggttgagcgtcccacttcggctcaggtcaggatctcacggtccgtgagtttgagccccacgtcgggctctgtgctgacagctcagagcctggagcccgcttcggattctgtgtctccctctctctctgaccctcccccatcatgctctgtctctccctgtctcaaaaataaataaaaacattaaaaaaaaattttttttaattacaatagtAAACTAATATGTGTTGAGAATGGATGAGGTGTAAGGCACATGCAGGACCCTTCCATCGTATGATAGCATttaatcctatgaggtaggtgctactatacccattttacagaaagttAAGGCTGGAAGAGTTTAATATCaacccaaataacccaatttcaGAATCAAAGGTCACACCTTTATATTTCTGAAACTGAAGTCCCATACACTCAGAGCTTGAATTGTTCTACCTGTTTATATCGTATAAAACAAATTATgtaacacagttttttttttaatttttttttaatgtttgtttatttttgagacagagagagacagagcatgaatgggggaggggcagagagagagggagacacagaatcggaagcaggctccaggctccgagccatcagcccagagcctgatgcggggctcgaactcacgaaccgggagatcatgacctgagccgaagtcggacgctcgaccgactgagccaccccggcgcccccacaGTAACACAGTTTTAAGATcttatttaaaatctctttttaaaaataaaaaagagtcggggcgcctgggtggctcagttaagcggccgacttgggctcaggtcatgactcgcggtccgtgagttcgagccccgcgtcgggctctgtgctgacggcttggagcctggagcctgtttcagattctgtgtctccctctctctgaccctcccctgttcatgctgtctctccctgtctcaaaaataaataaaacgttaaaaaaatttaaaaataaaaaagagaacgGTATGAAGTAAAAAGTCTAAATCCCTCATATCTTGACTTCTTATTCCACTCCCAAGAATACAGACGCCATGGAGATTTCTTAACATTGTCTGTGCACATATGATGGAAGTATGGAAGTAATGGAAGTAATCGCAGAAATCAGAATAATGGCTTACTCTATGCTAGGCATTACTCAtagttaactcatttaatcctcacaccaaCTCTTTGGGTTTGACCCtgttattttcctccttttatacAAGGAGAAACTGCCGAATGACAACCCCAGTCCCTCATTTCCCATTTTTCACCTTTATGAACAATGCTCCACGATAGAGCATTTCGCCCTCTTTCTTAGACTCCAGCTGTCAGTATATCTCATGCTTGGTCTCCCTTTTCTGGCTACTATCTGCTCCTAAAATCCAGTAGCTTTTTAGATGGGATTggacagcaataataataatgatagtaactaCGGTCCAAAGTCACAAAACCAGTGAGTGTtggaaacagaatgaaaaaccTGGCCTGTCTGATGTTAAGTCCAGAGGTCTTAACTACAACCCTTAGTGTCTTTATGAGTTTATTCTTCCACAGTAATTCAATTGACATTTACGCATTTCCATGGAAATGCAGATGTCTTCACCTCCCTTCAGAAACCTCTGTTATTGATCCAGGTTACAATCAAGTCCTCCAGGCCTCGGCTCTCAGGCTTGATTGGCACACAATTACTTGGGCAGCCACCCAGCTCCACAAGTAGCCCTAAACCTCTTGAGACCCTTGTCCTCATCGCCTCTGGCCCACCCAGCCTGCCAAGGCCCCTTggcatacataaataaatatttgatgaaaggAAATCATCAGCAAAGTCTTCAAAGATTTTTCACGCTATCTAACTCCGCAACACACAGCTTGCTGTTCTGTCTAGCTGGACCCATGTTTCCTGCCAGAATATTAGCTCAGACCTGTGCTGTGAACAATGTGCAGAAATAACAGGCAAATGGAGCCGGCAGACCTGGCGAAGGGCTTGTGTCTTGATTCCGGTGCACGGTCTCTTTTTCCTGTTGTTCCCCCTCAGCCTGAAGTGTTTCCGGGCTTTCCCTACCCCTGGAAGCGGAGCAGAGGAAGAGCTCAGACAAGGGAGAGAAAACCAAGtgtggaaggagaggaagggcgAAACGAGGGATGAGGAGGGGAAAACGCCTCAGCTCTGCTTGACCTTGGCTTACCTTGGAAAGTGGCTGCAGTCTTCAGCTTGAggagcctttattttattttatttattttaatttattttttagtagagTTACTACACATTCGTTTCAGGTGTGCCACACAGTgagtcaacaattctatgcatcatgctatgctcaccaccAGGAGCCTTTTTTCCACCAACAAACAAGGAGACAGCCCAGCCTGTCCTGTTTGGGCGAGTGTTATACACGCCAGTGCTGTGCAGCAGGTGAAATGCTGTTGCACAGGATCCACTCCTTGCTCTGCCGTGTGTCCCCTTTATAAACAACgttccagggacgcctgggtggcgcagtcagttaagcgtccgacttcagccaggtcacgatctcgtggtctgtgagttcgagccccgcgtcaggctctgggctgatggctcagagcctggagcctgtttccgattctgtgtctccctctctctctgcccctcccctgttcatgctctgtctctctctgtcccaaaaaataaataaacgttgaacaaaaaaaatttaaaaaaaaaaaaaaaaagctttaaacaaCGTTCCAGTGAATACCCCTGCACACGGCTCCTCATGACTTTCTTGTTCTTTAGGATAAATCCTAGAGTTGTATATTTTTCATCTGCTTTTGCTTAGTGATGGATTCCCATCCAGTAATGTACCAGCTAACTTTCCAACCAGTAGCACTTTCCACTATATTCACCCAAAAACATCtgtgactgttttttttccttttgactttTGCCATGTGCTTCCTCTCTAGAATTCAGCGATCATAATATCCTATAATCTAGGATAGGCAATTTCTCGATCTTGTATGTTAAAAGCTGAGGTATGTGGTGCCCCCTCAAGATCACACAGTAACTTGATTGCAATATCTCTGCAATGCTCCAGTGCaggatttctcagcctcagcGCTATTGACATTATGGGCTGAACAGTTCTTTGGTtgcaggtgggaggagggggcaagGAGCAGGCTGTCCTGTGAAGTGTAGGATGTTGACCAGTATCTCTGGCCTCTACgcactagatgccagtaacacACCCCCTTCCCCGGTTGTGACAACCAACAATGCCTCCAGACACTCCCAAATGTCCCACATGTTCCCTGGGGGGTGAAGGGGCAACACTGTCCCCAGGTGAGAACCAGTCTTCTAGAGTTTATAAAACTCTATTTGTGTTTATGTCTTCATTTAATTACAATTCCATCAGCCATGTATATTATACatcttatatgttatataataaatatataatatatataacatacctATATAATGTTTAATATAACCATATTCATGTACAGGTATATacatgaagaaactaagactTAGAGACATGAAGTAACTAGTTCAAGGTTGGGAGATCCAGCCAAATATTGCTCTCGTTGGTGGGGGCATGggggagagcaggaagggaaAACTGCTTACCAAGTACTGTGATCCTTTGACTAACAAGGTATTCCTCTCTCATAAACCAACTTCTGCCCCCAACCCACGAGAGGACAAACAACCTGGAAAAACTCCAAGAATGAAAGGCAGCTGACTCAGTGTGGATGCTGAATTCTGTTCCAAAGCACCTTCTGAAAACGTTTGCTTGATCAATGTCCTTGGTTAG includes these proteins:
- the LOC125176970 gene encoding olfactory receptor 1444 — protein: MENGTEATEFILLGLTDDPHLQVPLLLVFLFIYLITLVGNGGMMAIIRADPHLHTPMYFFLSNLSFVDLGYSSAVAPKMVAALHSGSKVITYNGCAAQFFFFVGFATVECYLLASMAYDRHAAVCRPLHYSTTMTAGVCALLTAGSYVCGFLNASIHTANTFRLSFCGSHEVNHFFCDIPPLLTLSCSDTRISSLAVFCVVGFNVFFTLLVILISYFFIYIAIQRMRSAEGRKKAFSTCASHLTAVTIFYGTIIFMYLQPSSSESMDTDKIASVFYSVVIPMLNPLIYSLRNKEVKNALWKIRNQLYPPLLSVSRK